A section of the Humulus lupulus chromosome 2, drHumLupu1.1, whole genome shotgun sequence genome encodes:
- the LOC133817168 gene encoding zinc finger protein CONSTANS-LIKE 16: protein MCNKNSPLTSPRTRIRTRTRTRSLLHNDVVQHRPLKASSLPARRSRTKTRKPKYLSLRLQLSKETENDVVLTPSSEITEMTSSRHHQLNLFPLHPENLVNDATADDNVALLFNSDGGASSLNGLLPTATAMSEEEDSTSQAAERRRFDREYNYLSEDEDHHHKFYYVDGRDQRGNSSNNNKNSMNSLVRTAMRNRERDLSEEKWVSYSEVVEEVTSSSCSTEILEKQKKKIETTSSSSRQGYNSNNNSISSNKNLALKLDYQEILKAWSDKGSLYIQGDSPQTVPDLQDNSHGLGDGWGNLWQVPENEGGGNGSGRLKIKEEGEAKDGWKLGQREASVLRYKEKRQSRLFAKRIRYEVRKLNAEKRPRMKGRFVKIS from the exons atgtgCAACAAGAACAGTCCTCTAACATCTCCACGAACCCGGATCCGAACCCGAACAAGAACCCGGTCTCTTCTCCATAACGACGTCGTTCAGCACCGGCCACTTAAAGCATCATCACTACCCGCTCGCCGCTCCAGAACCAAGACTAGAAAACCCAAGTACCTCTCCCTCCGTCTCCAGCTCTCCAAAGAAACCGAAAACGACGTAGTACTCACACCCTCCAGCGAAATTACAGAAATGACCTCGTCGCGCCACCACCAGCTCAACCTCTTCCCCTTGCATCCGGAGAACCTGGTCAACGACGCAACCGCCGATGACAACGTGGCCTTGCTGTTCAACTCGGACGGGGGCGCCAGCTCCCTTAACGGCCTACTCCCAACGGCGACTGCAATGTCGGAGGAGGAGGATTCCACGTCCCAAGCGGCGGAACGACGGCGTTTCGATCGCGAGTACAATTACTTAAGCGAGGACGAAGATCATCATCACAAGTTCTACTACGTTGACGGTCGTGATCAGAGAGGGAACAGTAGTAATAACAATAAAAACAGCATGAATTCGCTTGTACGGACGGCGATGAGGAACAGAGAGAGAGATTTGAGCGAGGAGAAGTGGGTTTCGTACTCGGAGGTGGTGGAGGAGGTAACTAGCTCAAGCTGTAGCACGGAGATTTTAGAGAAGCAGAAGAAGAAGATCGAAACGACGTCGTCATCGTCTCGGCAGGGGTATAATAGCAATAATAATAGTATTAGTAGTAATAAAAATTTGGCTTTAAAGCTTGATTATCAGGAGATTTTGAAGGCTTGGTCTGATAAGGGCTCACTTTACATCCAAGGAGACTCGCCTCAGACCGTACCTGACTTACAAGATAACAGTCAT GGATTAGGGGATGGATGGGGCAATTTGTGGCAAGTCCCAGAAAATGAAGGGGGAGGCAATGGTAGTGGTAGGCTGAAGATCAAAGAGGAAGGAGAAGCCAAAGATGGTTGGAAGCTAGGGCAAAGAGAGGCCAGTGTGTTGAGATACAAGGAGAAGAGGCAAAGTAGGCTCTTTGCTAAGCGGATTCGATACGAAGTTCGAAAGCTAAATGCCGAGAAGCGTCCTCGTATGAAG GGTAGATTCGTGAAGATAAGTTAA